One Variibacter gotjawalensis genomic window, ATCGAGCCCGACAAGACTTCAGCGCCGTCCGCGGTCGAGCGGATATGCTGATCGCTGACACGCCAGGCCGTTTCGGTCCGCGCCGCCTTGTCTTTCGCGCTAGTGGCTAGATCCTGCGTCGCTGACGCCGATCGAGACACCGTGCGCGACGTCTGCTCGAGCGCGCCGCGCATCTCCTGCATGCCGCGCTGACATTCCTCGGTCGCAGCCTCCACGGCATTCTGCCGAACCCGGGCCGCCGCGCGCATCGCCTGCTGCTCGAGCGAGATCGCAACCAGTCCATCGATCGCGATCAAACGCTGCACGGCCGCGCAAGCTTTCGCAGCGCGCACGCCCGAATACCAACGCCGTTTGCCGATCGTTGCGAACAGATGCAGAGACAGTTCGTAGCCCAGAATCACATGCATGCGCGAGCCGGAGAGGATCGCCCGCTCCGCCGCCATGGTGCGCTCCATCGAGCGCGCATAATCCTCGCTCCATTCGCAAGCGAACAACAACGAGAAATGCCGTTGCTGCATAGCAGCGAGCGAGGCGTATTCATCGCCGAGCTTCACCCAGACATCGGGCATCAGCGCGCGGCCACGGCCGACCGTCTCCTGGATCACCTGGCCGATCAGTTCTTCCACGTCCGGCCGCAAGGCGCGGCAGATGGCTTGCGCATCCTCGTCGAGCGCGAAGATCGACGAACGCACTCTGATTTGTTCGATCGTCGTCGCTTGGGGGCGCTGCATCATCACGCGACTCTGATCTGATTGAGCAGCGCATCGACGCGCTGATCGATGCCGGCCGCGAGCGTTGCCAGTGACTGCGCCGCTGTTTCGGCTTCTTGCGCTGCCGCGTTCGTTCCGTCCATCGCATGCACCACGGCTTGCGCGCTTTCGAGCACGGCCGCAGCATCGACGGCTGCCGACGCAGCAGTCGTCGAAATGCCGTGCGCGACATTCGACTGCGCGCTGACCGCGCGCGAAATCTCTTCCGCGATCGAGTCGAGTTCGGAGATCGTGCGGCTGATCGACTGAATACGGCCGACGCAATCCTGTGTCGCGTCTTGCACCTGAGCAACCTGCTCCGCGATGGCGCCGGTCGCGCGGCTCGTCGCCGAGGATAAGTTTTTCACTTCCGCCGCAACCACAGCAAAGCCACGTCCCGCCTCGCCTGCGCGCGCGGCTTCGATGGTCGCGTTGAGAGCGAGCAGATTCGTCTGCGCGGCAATCTCCGAAATCACATCCACGATCGATCCGATTTTCGTCGCTGCTTCCTGCAGCGCCGCCATTGCGGTGCCGGTCGACGTCGCATCGCGCGTTGCCAGCGCCGCCATGTCGAGGCTCTGCTGGCTGTGTTGGCGGATGTCGGCGATGGCTGACGAAAAGTCCTCGGCGCTGCCTGCGGTCGTCCGAATGCGGCGGTCGTTCACGGCCCAGGCTTGCTCGGTGCGCTTCGCCTCGTCCTTCGCTCGCGCCGCAATCGACTGTGTGGTGGCCGCAGCGCTGATCATCGTGCGAGATTTCTCTTCGGTGCCGACGCGCATCTCACGCATCGATTCACGAAACTCTGAGAGCAAGGTTTCGACGCTCTCGGTCCGTTTCTCTGCCAACGCCGCAAAAAGCGAACTCTCGACATGCATCGCGACAATCAAATCGGCATGCAGGAGGCGCTGCATCGCGCTGCAGGCTTCTGCCGCTCGCCATCCGGCGAAGCGCTCTTGCTTGCCGAAATCGGGAAAAAGGCTCGTAGCAAGGTCGAGTGACGCAACACCCCGCAACCGCACGCCGATATCGGCCTTGGCTTCGAGCGCCGAGAGCCGCAGCATCGAACGCGCGAAGCGATGGTCCCATTCGCCGGCGAACAGCAGCGCATAGTGCTGCCGCGTCAGCGACACGAAATCCTGGCGCAGCGTCGATGTAGCGTCGGCGATTTCGGGAAAATGCACGAACGCGCGATCGCAAAATCCGTTCACGATCGGCTCGATATGCCGGTCGACAGCCGGCACAAGCGTACGGCAAAAGCTTTCCGCCCGCGCGTCGACCTTGAAAAGTTCGATGCGACGCCGGAATTGGTGCAGGACCTCGTCTTCGCTATCGAACGGCATGCGATGTGGTGCACTCGGCTTTGACAAGCTATAGCGAGCCGCAGTTAAGGTGTCGTTAAGACATTGGCGCACGCTGAGCGTGGCCCGTTACGAGGGGGAAACCAAAGATGAAACTGCGCGCGTTCGGCGCTCCGCCGCGTTACATCCAGGGGCCGGGTGCACTCGCCGAGATCGCGGGCTTGCTGCCGCAAATGGGGCGCCGCGTCCTCGTCATCGCGGACCGGATCGTCACGGATCTTCTCAGCGCACGCCTCCGCGACATCCTCAATGACGCCGACGTCACCTTCGCGGAATTCGGCGGCGAGTGCACGGCCGCAGAGATCGACCGGATGACTGCGCAAGCCGGCGACGCGGACGTCATCATCGGCATGGGCGGCGGCAAGGCGATCGATACCGCGAAGGGCGTCATCATTGCGCGCGGCGGCAAACTCATCGTCGTGCCGACGATCGCCTCGACAGACGCGCCGACCAGCCGCCTCGCCGTCATTTACACGGCGGGACATGCACATGCCGAAGTGCGCCGCATGCACGACAACCCGAATGCCGTCGTTGTCGACACCGACGTGATCGTGCAGGCGCCGCCGCGCTTCTTCGCTGCCGGGATCGGCGATGCGTTGACGAAGAAATTCGAGGGCGCGCAATGCTACGCGACCGGCGGCTTGAATTTTTATGGCGCGCGCCCGCCCGAGGTCGCGCTGGCGATCACGGAGCGCTGCTACGCGATCATCCGCGAGCACGGCGAG contains:
- a CDS encoding methyl-accepting chemotaxis protein, encoding MMQRPQATTIEQIRVRSSIFALDEDAQAICRALRPDVEELIGQVIQETVGRGRALMPDVWVKLGDEYASLAAMQQRHFSLLFACEWSEDYARSMERTMAAERAILSGSRMHVILGYELSLHLFATIGKRRWYSGVRAAKACAAVQRLIAIDGLVAISLEQQAMRAAARVRQNAVEAATEECQRGMQEMRGALEQTSRTVSRSASATQDLATSAKDKAARTETAWRVSDQHIRSTADGAEVLSGSIRAIHEQSRFSREVAAVAAADVVAADRSMQALVGATEKIGSIVDFISQIASQTNLLALNATIEAARAGDSGKGFSVVASEVKSLSAATSRATGEIARQIAQVQSATRECVDKIGSITRTIGQIADIAETMADKVMRQSDVTQVIADGASDAAASTNVVLDGAKAVAAAMDETGAAASEADVAAQSLAELAANIDAKVSSLLAKLRAA
- a CDS encoding methyl-accepting chemotaxis protein; this encodes MPFDSEDEVLHQFRRRIELFKVDARAESFCRTLVPAVDRHIEPIVNGFCDRAFVHFPEIADATSTLRQDFVSLTRQHYALLFAGEWDHRFARSMLRLSALEAKADIGVRLRGVASLDLATSLFPDFGKQERFAGWRAAEACSAMQRLLHADLIVAMHVESSLFAALAEKRTESVETLLSEFRESMREMRVGTEEKSRTMISAAATTQSIAARAKDEAKRTEQAWAVNDRRIRTTAGSAEDFSSAIADIRQHSQQSLDMAALATRDATSTGTAMAALQEAATKIGSIVDVISEIAAQTNLLALNATIEAARAGEAGRGFAVVAAEVKNLSSATSRATGAIAEQVAQVQDATQDCVGRIQSISRTISELDSIAEEISRAVSAQSNVAHGISTTAASAAVDAAAVLESAQAVVHAMDGTNAAAQEAETAAQSLATLAAGIDQRVDALLNQIRVA
- a CDS encoding glycerol dehydrogenase, which codes for MKLRAFGAPPRYIQGPGALAEIAGLLPQMGRRVLVIADRIVTDLLSARLRDILNDADVTFAEFGGECTAAEIDRMTAQAGDADVIIGMGGGKAIDTAKGVIIARGGKLIVVPTIASTDAPTSRLAVIYTAGHAHAEVRRMHDNPNAVVVDTDVIVQAPPRFFAAGIGDALTKKFEGAQCYATGGLNFYGARPPEVALAITERCYAIIREHGETALADVAAKRTSPAVESVIEATILMSGLGFENGGLSIAHSLTRGFGHVPSIARQLHGGQVAYGVLVQLVLEEQPTDFIRDVRDFCSRIKLPVRLGDLGVIGDVSPAMETIAARSMAEAPFIRQIEKPVDHARLVAAMRTLEAMN